The nucleotide window CGACCGCGCCGTCCGCCCGCATCACCTTCGCGAATTTCAACACCCGCGATTTCCGCAACGGAGCCGCCATTCCCGTCGCCGAGCTCCGTGACATGCTTCCCGCCACGCTGCTGAAGGAAGCCGGTCCGTTCGAGGGCGGCCTGCTCGCCGGCCCCGCCATCAAGGAAGTCCTCGTGCGCCAGGATCAGCTTCCGCTCGCCGAAGCCGCCACCAGCTTCCCCGCGGTCGTGCTTCTGCGAGGCTCTGTCGGCTCCCTCGCGGACGACTCACTCGCCGCCTTCGCCGCACTGCTCCCCGACCAGCCCTCGGTCTGGCGACTCGATTCCGGCGCGACGACACCCACGCTCCAGCCGCTCGACCCCGCCCTTGCCGCTAACAGCGTCCGCCCGGTGCACCTCCTCCAACGGGATGGTCGCCGCACCGCCGTCTGCGCCGACGCTCCGGCATTCCTCGTCGCGAACACCGCAGACAACTCCGGCCCCGTCACCATCTACGATTCCGCCCGCCGCGACTTCGTTCCGCTCGCCGCGGCCGAGGCGGCGCCGGCCGACCTCGCCGCCGCCAGCCCCGCATGGACGCTGGCCCATGAACGCGTCTTCGCTCCCGCGCAGGCCGGCGCCGACTCCCTCGGACGCCTGCTCACCCTCGCCCGCGAGGCCAGCATTCTCGCGCCATCCACCGCGCTAATGGTCGTCGAGAATTCCGCGCAATGGAAGATGCTCGCGATGACGGAAAAGAAGACGCTCAAGGGCCACGAAAGTCTCGCCCTTAGAGAGACCCCATCCGCCACGCCCGAGCCCGGGACACTGGCCCTTCTCGGCCTCGCCGCTCTCCTCGCCATCGGCGCCAGGTTCCGCTCCCGCCGGCCGCAATCCGTGTGACAGCGCATTTGCGTTCGGATTCTCTCGGCGCCTGCACGCCAACCTTGCCGATGTCCGTTTAAGCCATTTCCAGGCCGCGCGCTTTCCGGAACTCATCCGTTTCTGGGACAAAGTTGCCGCCATCCGCGAAACAATCCCAGGGAAGAGCGTCAGATCATGGAATGCTCAGGCGAGCAGCGGGGACGGAAACTCTCCTCGTTCCTTTGTCCTCCCGATTTCTTCCGATTTTTAGCCGGTCGAGATTCCCCTTGGCATTTTCACGATGGCCGCGAAACACTGCGAACGTGGATCCCCGCCTGCTCGACCTCATTTGCTGCCCCGAGACGCATCAACCGCTCCGGCCAGCCACCGCGGAAGAACTCGCCCGGCTTGGCGAATCCGCCGCGCTCGTCCGCGAGGACGGCCTGGCCGCCTACCCGATTCGCGACGGCATCCCGCTCCTCGTCCTCGAGGAAAAACTCGCGCTCGGCTAGCTCCGCGTGACCTGCAGGCCGGTTTCGGAAAGGTCGAAATTCACGAAACGCGCCCGCTCGTTCGGCGGATTGTTCGTCAAGGTTTCCCGAATCCGCGCCGCAGCATCCGCGTCCTTCGCCAGCATCAGCAGGTAGCCGCCTCCGCCCGCGCCCAGCAGCTTCGCCCCGGCGAGCCAGTCGCTCACGCGTGCGAAGATTTCCGCCGTCTGGGGCGGATTCGTTCCCGCATCGAGCCGCTGGTTGAGCTCCCAGCTGCCGGCCACGGCCGCGCAGAGACCGTCCCAATCCTCGCGCTGGATCGTTTCAAACGTGCGATAGGCCTGTCGCTTGATCGCGTCGAGCACCCGGAGTTGCGGCGCGCGGTTCAGGAACATGCCCCGCACGACCTCCTTGAGGATGCCCTTCGCGACCCGGCGCAGGCCGGTGTAATAGAGCAGCACGAGCCGCCGATCGGCCGCCTCGGTGAAGAGCTGCGTCGGCAGCCAGCGCAGTTGCGGCCGCTGCCCGAGCCCGGCGGTGGTCTCGATCATCTTCAGCCCGCGGAAAATGCCGCCCGCCTGGTCCTGCCAGCCGCCGCCGGTCGTCATGAGCTGCTCGAGGGCGAGCGTGCGCTGGAAGAGTTCCCGCGCATCCCAGGCAAGCCCGCACGCCTCGCTGATCGTGCCCAGCAGCGTCGCGCCGAGGATGCTGCTCGTGCCGAGCCCCGAGCCCTTCGGCGTGGCCGCGAGCATGGAAATCTCGATCCCGCCGCCAAACGCCTCGAGGATTTCCTCGAGCGTGCGCGCACCGGTGAACCCCGAAAAGCGCGGCTCGAAGCCCGCCAGCGCCAGCGCCGCCTTCGGCAGCGAGAACGGATCGCCGACCTGGTCATACGAGCACAGCTCCGCAAGCGAAGTCACCCGCGTCTCCGCGCCGAGGTCGATCGATCGCAGCACGATCCCGCGCTCCATCGTCTGCCGCACGTAGGCCTGCGCCGGCGGCTGGCCGTTGAGATTCACCGCGAGGTTCACCACCGCGCCGCCATTCTTCAGGCAATACGGGGCCGCGTCGGACCAGCCGCCCGCGAGGTCGAGCCGGATCGGGCTGCGCCCCCACGCGATCTGATCCTCCATGAGCCGCCGCTCCGGCGCCGCCGGGCGCTGCGCCACGGCGGAGGCCACCGCATCCCGCAGCGCGTTGAACGCGCGATCTTCCTCCGCCTCCCATTGGGACTCGCCCCGGGCCCGCCGCACCGCCGCGCGGAAGATCGCCTCGTGCGCCGTGTCCAGCGCCGAGGAAAATTCTCCGCACTCCGCCGGCAACGGCGCCGGCGACTCCGCGTAAAGTTCCGCCGCGTGCGAGAGGTCGAGACCGTGAAAAAGATTCACCGCGCGATTGGCGAAGAGCCGCGGAATCGTCCGCACCTCCAGCTCCCGCCGTTGCGCGTGCAACCGCCGCAGGTTCGCCCGCTCGCCGATTTCCTGGGCCGAAATTCGCTCCGCCGCCAGCCAGCGCGCCGCGAAATCTCCCGTCGGCTCCGCCGCGAAAAGCCACTGCACAAAGTCGGAATCGGGCGCGGCCGGCAGCACCGGAAAGATCGGCGCCGTCTGGATGTCCGCCCCCGGCGCGATGCCGGCCGCAGCCAGGCCGATCCCGCGCCGCGCGAACCACTCCGGCGCCGGCGCGCCAATCCAGGCCGTGCCGGCTTCGCCGATGGGCCCCTTGAACGCATCGTCGAAGCCGTAGCTGCGCACGCACCATCCGTCCTCGCCGATCGGCACGAAATCCAGGCATACGCCCGCCTCGAGCGCGAAGGTCCACGGCC belongs to Chthoniobacterales bacterium and includes:
- a CDS encoding bifunctional fucokinase/fucose-1-phosphate guanylyltransferase encodes the protein LPMPALRWATGQRLDQTLLDLQAPAYEGVLAQAPATYRVLVASGDVLLRFAPELPELPEADVLGLGMWVDAETASHFGVFFTMRSAPQELEFFLQKPTPAEIRTHVGEHLFLVDTGMWLLSARAVDVLLRKCGYDFTRGEFPGGAPDFYELYAQLGLGLGARPTEPDAEVGALTAAVVALPEARFHHFGTSRQMIESATELQNANLDQSRDAHPGLRPHPDTYVLNADFSFARRAEAGRNIWIENCALPADLPIRSENVLTGIPEGPWTFALEAGVCLDFVPIGEDGWCVRSYGFDDAFKGPIGEAGTAWIGAPAPEWFARRGIGLAAAGIAPGADIQTAPIFPVLPAAPDSDFVQWLFAAEPTGDFAARWLAAERISAQEIGERANLRRLHAQRRELEVRTIPRLFANRAVNLFHGLDLSHAAELYAESPAPLPAECGEFSSALDTAHEAIFRAAVRRARGESQWEAEEDRAFNALRDAVASAVAQRPAAPERRLMEDQIAWGRSPIRLDLAGGWSDAAPYCLKNGGAVVNLAVNLNGQPPAQAYVRQTMERGIVLRSIDLGAETRVTSLAELCSYDQVGDPFSLPKAALALAGFEPRFSGFTGARTLEEILEAFGGGIEISMLAATPKGSGLGTSSILGATLLGTISEACGLAWDARELFQRTLALEQLMTTGGGWQDQAGGIFRGLKMIETTAGLGQRPQLRWLPTQLFTEAADRRLVLLYYTGLRRVAKGILKEVVRGMFLNRAPQLRVLDAIKRQAYRTFETIQREDWDGLCAAVAGSWELNQRLDAGTNPPQTAEIFARVSDWLAGAKLLGAGGGGYLLMLAKDADAAARIRETLTNNPPNERARFVNFDLSETGLQVTRS